In Citrus sinensis cultivar Valencia sweet orange chromosome 2, DVS_A1.0, whole genome shotgun sequence, a single genomic region encodes these proteins:
- the LOC102610847 gene encoding UDP-glycosyltransferase 74G1-like yields MENIEKKAASCKRVHCLVLSYPAQGHINPLLQFAKRLEHKGLKVTLVTTHFISKSLHRDSSSPSTSIALEAISDGYDEGGSAQAEGVEAYLERFWQIGPRSLCELVENMNGSGVPVDCIVYDSFLPWALDVAKKFGLVGAAFLTQSCVVDCIYYHVNKGLLKLPLLDSQLLLPGMPPLEPQDMPSFVYDLGSYPAVSDMVVKYQFDNIDKADWVLCNTFYELEKEVAQWLGKHWSLKTIGPTKPSMYLGKQIEEDKDYGFSIFKPNNESCIKWLNDRANGCVVYVSFGSMATLKIEEMEELAWGLKASDKYFLWVVRESEQSKLPENFSEETSQKGLVVNWCPQLEVLAHEATGCFLTHCGWNSTMEARSLGVPMVAMPQWTDQSTNSKCVMDVWKTGLKVPADDKGIVRREAIAHCIREILEGERCKEIRQNAGKWSNFAKEAVTKGGSSDKNIDDFVANSISSKSF; encoded by the exons atggagaaTATTGAAAAGAAAGCTGCCTCCTGCAAACGGGTTCACTGTTTGGTCTTATCTTATCCAGCACAAGGCCATATAAACCCTCTGCTGCAGTTCGCCAAGCGCTTAGAACACAAAGGCCTCAAAGTCACTCTAGTTACCACTCATTTCATATCCAAATCCTTACATAGAGATTCATCGTCCCCGTCCACATCCATTGCTCTCGAGGCAATCTCTGATGGCTACGACGAAGGAGGGTCTGCACAAGCAGAGGGCGTTGAAGCTTACTTGGAGAGGTTTTGGCAAATTGGCCCTCGAAGCCTTTGTGAACTTGTTGAGAATATGAATGGCTCAGGTGTCCCTGTCGACTGCATTGTGTACGATTCATTTTTGCCTTGGGCTCTCGATGTCGCTAAGAAGTTTGGGCTGGTTGGAGCCGCATTCCTCACTCAATCTTGTGTTGTTGATTGCATATATTACCATGTGAACAAGGGCTTGCTCAAGCTTCCACTTCTAGACAGTCAATTATTGTTGCCTGGAATGCCTCCACTTGAGCCTCAAGACATGCCTTCATTCGTTTACGATTTGGGGTCATATCCTGCTGTTTCTGATATGGTggtaaaatatcaatttgatAATATTGACAAAGCTGATTGGGTTCTTTGCAACACATTTTATGAGCTGGAGAAAGAg GTAGCTCAATGGCTGGGTAAACATTGGTCATTGAAGACAATTGGACCAACAAAACCATCTATGTACCTCGGTAAGCAAATTGAAGAGGACAAAGACTATGGTTTCAGCATCTTTAAGCCAAATAATGAATCTTGCATCAAATGGTTAAACGATCGGGCAAACGGGTGTGTTGTTTATGTATCATTTGGGAGTATGGCAACACTAAAAATAGAGGAAATGGAAGAATTGGCTTGGGGTCTGAAAGCAAGTGACAAGTATTTCTTGTGGGTTGTAAGGGAATCCGAACAATCTAAGCTTCCGGAAAACTTTTCAGAAGAAACATCCCAGAAAGGCTTGGTAGTGAATTGGTGCCCGCAATTAGAAGTTTTGGCACATGAAGCAACAGGATGTTTTTTGACACATTGTGGCTGGAACTCTACAATGGAGGCCCGGAGCTTGGGAGTGCCAATGGTGGCAATGCCACAATGGACTGATCAGAGCACTAATTCCAAGTGCGTGATGGATGTCTGGAAAACGGGACTTAAAGTTCCAGCGGATGACAAAGGAATTGTCAGAAGAGAAGCAATTGCACATTGCATTCGTGAAATATTAGAGGGTGAGAGATGCAAAGAGATAAGACAGAATGCTGGTAAATGGAGCAATTTTGCCAAAGAAGCCGTGACTAAAGGTGGAAGTTCGGACAAAAATATTGATGACTTTGTTGCCAACTCGATTTCCTCCAAAAGCttttaa